One segment of Gordonia terrae DNA contains the following:
- a CDS encoding ABC transporter ATP-binding protein — MTESDPDLLIDFRDVAVVRGGETLVGPLSWQVELDERWVIIGPNGAGKTTLIRLAGAEIHPTSGIAFVLNEKLGRVEIRELSTRIGVSSPSLVDRVPPEEVVSDVVISAGYAVLGRWRESYDAMDRAQAVESLESMGAEHLADRRFGTLSEGERKRVVISRALMTDPELLLLDEPAAGLDLGGREELVDRLARLAADPDAPAIVLITHHVEEIPEGFTHALILSEGGVVAQGLLDEVLTSENLTAAFRQQIVLDKVDGRYFARRRRRAGGHRRAAGGN, encoded by the coding sequence GTGACCGAATCCGATCCCGACCTCCTGATCGATTTTCGTGACGTCGCGGTCGTCCGTGGCGGCGAGACCCTCGTCGGCCCGCTGTCCTGGCAGGTGGAACTGGACGAACGCTGGGTGATCATCGGACCCAATGGCGCAGGCAAGACGACGCTGATCCGGTTGGCCGGTGCCGAGATCCACCCGACCTCGGGTATCGCCTTCGTGCTCAACGAGAAGCTGGGCCGGGTGGAGATCCGCGAACTGTCGACCCGGATCGGTGTCTCCAGCCCGTCCCTGGTCGATCGGGTGCCGCCGGAGGAGGTCGTGAGCGATGTCGTGATCTCGGCGGGCTACGCGGTTCTCGGACGCTGGCGGGAGAGCTACGACGCGATGGACCGTGCGCAGGCCGTCGAATCGCTGGAGTCGATGGGCGCCGAGCACCTCGCGGACCGTCGCTTCGGCACGCTGTCGGAAGGTGAGCGCAAGCGCGTCGTGATCTCGCGCGCCCTCATGACCGATCCCGAGCTCCTCCTGCTCGACGAGCCGGCCGCCGGGCTCGACCTGGGTGGACGCGAAGAGCTCGTCGACCGTCTCGCGCGGCTCGCCGCCGACCCCGACGCCCCGGCCATCGTGCTGATCACCCACCATGTGGAAGAGATCCCCGAGGGTTTCACCCACGCCCTCATCCTGTCCGAGGGCGGCGTGGTGGCCCAGGGGTTGCTCGACGAGGTGCTCACCAGCGAGAACCTCACCGCCGCCTTTCGGCAGCAGATCGTTCTGGACAAGGTCGACGGCCGGTACTTCGCGCGGCGCCGGCGTCGCGCGGGCGGCCATCGGCGAGCAGCAGGAGGTAACTGA
- a CDS encoding aminoacyl-tRNA hydrolase, whose protein sequence is MDFETPDAPLADVDAIAADHRRLVGYVGGGDDPADPADVLAMAMVLRIEKNDPPDRTDLLTAAARAVALLCLDERSAGEGPWASAMDDWCGARIRKIARRARGAQWDAAQEVWGVTATEGGASARAFVPGRVGDLDRRVAKLQIGGTDVEGALSGEPPGRGVVLWTSPDLAMTVGKLAAQVGHASMLSAKLLTTEEAIRWKSDGCPLAVRQATPERWADLLVADAAGTAVAVRDAGFTEIAPGSVTVIAEVVRHDGSMSVDDTSLGETDGEHG, encoded by the coding sequence ATGGACTTCGAGACCCCGGACGCGCCGCTCGCCGACGTCGATGCGATCGCCGCGGACCATCGCCGGCTGGTCGGTTACGTCGGCGGCGGCGACGACCCGGCCGATCCCGCCGACGTTCTGGCGATGGCGATGGTGCTGCGCATCGAGAAGAACGATCCGCCTGACCGCACCGACCTGCTGACCGCCGCGGCGCGGGCGGTGGCGCTGCTGTGCCTCGACGAACGGAGTGCCGGCGAGGGGCCGTGGGCATCGGCGATGGACGACTGGTGCGGTGCACGTATCCGCAAGATCGCCCGACGGGCGCGTGGGGCGCAATGGGATGCCGCGCAGGAAGTCTGGGGCGTGACCGCCACCGAAGGCGGCGCATCGGCGCGAGCGTTCGTCCCCGGACGGGTGGGTGACCTCGACCGTCGTGTCGCGAAGCTGCAGATCGGTGGGACAGATGTCGAGGGCGCGCTGTCCGGCGAGCCGCCCGGGCGCGGAGTCGTGTTGTGGACCAGTCCGGATCTGGCGATGACCGTCGGCAAACTGGCGGCGCAGGTCGGACACGCGTCCATGCTTTCGGCGAAGTTGCTGACGACCGAGGAGGCGATCCGGTGGAAATCGGATGGGTGCCCGCTCGCGGTTCGTCAGGCCACCCCCGAGCGGTGGGCCGACCTGCTCGTTGCGGACGCCGCCGGGACAGCGGTGGCGGTCCGCGACGCCGGGTTCACCGAGATCGCACCCGGATCGGTGACCGTGATCGCCGAAGTCGTGCGGCACGACGGGAGCATGAGCGTCGACGACACAAGCCTCGGGGAAACGGACGGAGAACACGGATGA
- the ligD gene encoding non-homologous end-joining DNA ligase, giving the protein MAKTSGSAGEPIELEVGGRTVRLSSPDRVYFPERGETKRDLAEYYLSVGDGIVRALRDRPCMLHRFPKGVSGNKVHQKRVPAGAPDWLETTEIYFPRYGRTADELCVTELASVIWAVQMSTVEFHPWNSRRADPESPDEWRIDLDPMPDCTFSRIRRVAHVVEEVLDELGMRGYPKTSGGRGLHIYVRIAPEWGFPQVRRAALAFAREVERRAPDDVTTTWWRKDRDPAAVFVDYNQNTRDHTMASAYSVRGNERATVSTPITWAEIDDIEPDDFTIATVPARFAELGDLHAEIDDVAHRLDTLIDWADRDDIGDEEDAEVIDMDR; this is encoded by the coding sequence ATGGCGAAAACGTCGGGTTCCGCAGGTGAACCCATCGAACTCGAGGTCGGTGGCCGCACCGTCCGACTGTCGAGTCCCGACCGCGTCTACTTTCCCGAACGCGGTGAGACGAAGCGCGACCTCGCCGAGTACTACCTGTCCGTGGGCGACGGGATCGTGCGCGCGCTGCGCGACCGTCCGTGCATGCTGCACCGATTCCCCAAGGGCGTCAGCGGCAACAAGGTCCACCAGAAGCGCGTCCCCGCCGGCGCGCCGGACTGGCTGGAGACCACCGAGATCTACTTCCCGCGGTACGGCCGCACCGCCGACGAACTGTGCGTCACCGAGTTGGCCTCGGTGATCTGGGCGGTGCAGATGTCGACCGTCGAGTTCCACCCCTGGAACTCGCGCCGCGCCGACCCCGAATCCCCCGACGAATGGCGGATCGATCTCGACCCGATGCCCGACTGCACGTTCTCCCGTATTCGACGCGTCGCGCACGTCGTCGAAGAGGTGCTCGACGAGCTGGGCATGCGCGGGTACCCCAAGACCTCGGGTGGTCGCGGCCTGCACATCTACGTGCGCATCGCGCCGGAGTGGGGCTTCCCGCAGGTACGACGAGCCGCGCTGGCGTTCGCTCGAGAGGTCGAGCGACGGGCGCCCGACGACGTGACGACGACCTGGTGGCGCAAGGACCGGGACCCGGCCGCGGTCTTCGTCGACTACAACCAGAACACCCGCGACCACACCATGGCGTCGGCCTACTCCGTGCGCGGCAACGAGCGGGCCACCGTGTCGACTCCGATCACCTGGGCCGAGATCGACGACATCGAACCCGACGACTTCACGATCGCCACCGTGCCGGCCCGCTTCGCCGAGCTCGGCGATCTCCACGCCGAGATCGACGACGTGGCGCACCGCCTCGACACGCTCATCGACTGGGCCGATCGTGACGACATCGGCGACGAGGAGGACGCCGAGGTCATCGACATGGATCGGTGA
- a CDS encoding ABC transporter substrate-binding protein translates to MQRRVTVANEADRSVDAGTRLSLVRRAGLATTIGLTMVALAACSGEQPLTTPDGSPISTVTTRVAEVNIVSADRDYATTCLAPTAPDAGQADVERIVVTDPAVLDALCALGLGPEVVAVAADPGSVPAYLGPQLTAVPTIGSAPDAAAVADADAGLVLTTADTADSARPFTGVRSVTIPAGGTWKEKFQAVADAVNRSEAGRARLAEYTTEATKTGRRMDAAHTQVSLVRFGDDSETIAGMGTFAGQVLGDIGVQRPAPQRVPDSFPVTDENFRDADADLIYVSFEGEKGLAHGEDVLLSDEWLSLGAPVWKRVLAVDDALWYESSGLAAAWLVLNDVKGSLDGNS, encoded by the coding sequence GTGCAACGCAGGGTCACGGTCGCGAACGAGGCTGACAGAAGTGTCGACGCCGGCACCCGCCTCTCCCTCGTCCGACGCGCGGGCCTGGCGACGACGATCGGGTTGACGATGGTCGCACTGGCCGCCTGTTCGGGCGAACAGCCGCTGACGACCCCGGACGGCTCCCCCATCTCCACCGTGACCACACGAGTCGCCGAGGTGAACATCGTCTCGGCCGACCGCGACTACGCGACGACCTGCCTCGCGCCCACCGCGCCGGATGCCGGTCAGGCCGATGTCGAACGCATCGTCGTCACCGACCCCGCCGTTCTCGACGCACTCTGCGCACTCGGGCTCGGCCCCGAGGTCGTCGCGGTGGCGGCCGACCCCGGCTCCGTCCCGGCATATCTGGGTCCGCAGCTGACCGCGGTCCCGACCATCGGATCGGCCCCCGACGCCGCAGCGGTCGCCGACGCCGACGCCGGCCTCGTGCTCACCACCGCCGACACCGCGGACTCGGCGCGACCGTTCACCGGCGTCCGTTCCGTCACCATCCCGGCCGGGGGCACCTGGAAAGAGAAGTTCCAGGCGGTCGCCGACGCCGTGAACCGGAGCGAGGCAGGTCGGGCCCGGCTCGCCGAGTACACGACCGAGGCCACCAAGACCGGCAGACGGATGGATGCCGCCCACACGCAGGTGTCGCTGGTGCGATTCGGGGACGACTCCGAGACGATCGCCGGGATGGGCACCTTCGCCGGGCAGGTCCTCGGCGACATCGGCGTCCAGCGCCCCGCCCCGCAGCGCGTGCCGGACTCGTTCCCCGTCACCGACGAGAACTTCCGCGACGCCGACGCCGACCTCATCTATGTCAGCTTCGAGGGCGAGAAGGGTCTCGCCCACGGCGAGGACGTCCTGTTGAGCGACGAATGGCTCAGTCTCGGGGCACCCGTGTGGAAGCGCGTGCTCGCGGTCGACGACGCGCTCTGGTACGAGTCCTCGGGGCTCGCCGCCGCCTGGCTGGTCCTCAACGACGTCAAGGGATCACTCGACGGGAACTCCTGA
- a CDS encoding beta-class carbonic anhydrase produces MSVTDEYLANNAEYAKTFDGPLPLPPAKHVAVVACMDARLDVYRILGLNDGEAHVIRNAGGVVTDDEIRSLAISQRLLGTTEIILIHHTDCGMLTFTDDDFKRQIQDEIGQKPAWSAEAFGDLDDDVRQSLTRIRNSPFVTKTTSLRGFVFDVATGLLREVS; encoded by the coding sequence ATGAGTGTCACCGACGAATACCTCGCGAACAACGCCGAATACGCCAAGACCTTCGACGGCCCGCTGCCGCTACCGCCCGCCAAGCACGTGGCGGTGGTGGCCTGTATGGACGCCCGACTCGATGTGTACCGCATCCTGGGACTGAACGACGGGGAAGCCCACGTCATCCGGAACGCCGGCGGCGTGGTGACCGACGACGAGATCCGCTCGCTGGCCATCAGTCAGCGACTGCTCGGCACCACCGAGATCATCCTCATCCACCACACCGACTGCGGCATGCTGACCTTCACCGACGACGACTTCAAACGGCAGATCCAGGATGAGATCGGACAGAAGCCGGCCTGGTCGGCCGAGGCGTTCGGTGACCTCGACGACGACGTCCGCCAGTCGCTGACCCGCATCCGGAACAGCCCGTTCGTCACCAAGACCACGTCGCTGCGCGGCTTCGTCTTCGACGTCGCGACCGGACTCCTGCGCGAGGTGTCCTGA
- the serB gene encoding phosphoserine phosphatase SerB: MSKDSTASSGTTVLVTVTGPDRPGVTSVLMGALAGQAVALLDVEQVVIRGQLTLGVLVSSAGDPEALQEVVEQAMASIGFEVRVEIGVDPGSRSPSSHAVVILGSPVTATAFSAVAAKLASQGGNIDSIRGIADYPLTGLELMVSVAGRGGVAADAALRKGLAEVAAKHAVDIAVERGGLARRAKRLIVFDVDSTLIQGEVIEMLAAHAGREAEVAAVTEAAMRGELDFAQSLHERVKALAGLDASVLDDVAKSLELTPGARTTIRTLHRLGFHCGLVSGGFRQVIDGLAHELELDFVRANTLEIVDGKLTGRVVGEVIDRMGKAHALRSFADQVGVPMEQTIAVGDGANDIDMLSVAGLGIAFNAKPALREVADATLNHPFLDGVLFILGVSRDEIEAADAADGVYRRVPLG, encoded by the coding sequence GTGAGCAAGGACTCGACAGCCAGTTCCGGTACGACCGTCCTGGTCACCGTCACCGGTCCCGACCGGCCAGGTGTCACCTCGGTTCTCATGGGTGCCCTGGCCGGTCAGGCCGTTGCCCTGCTCGACGTCGAGCAGGTTGTCATCCGGGGGCAGCTCACCCTCGGTGTCCTGGTGTCCTCCGCCGGCGACCCCGAAGCCCTGCAGGAAGTCGTCGAACAGGCGATGGCCTCCATCGGTTTCGAGGTCCGCGTCGAGATCGGGGTGGATCCGGGTAGCCGTTCGCCGTCATCGCATGCCGTCGTCATCCTCGGCAGTCCGGTGACCGCGACCGCCTTCAGCGCGGTCGCCGCCAAACTGGCGAGCCAGGGCGGCAACATCGACTCGATCCGCGGGATCGCCGACTATCCGCTCACCGGGCTCGAACTGATGGTCAGTGTCGCCGGCCGCGGCGGCGTCGCGGCCGACGCCGCTCTGCGCAAGGGCCTCGCCGAGGTGGCCGCGAAGCACGCGGTGGACATCGCGGTGGAGCGCGGCGGCCTCGCCCGTCGTGCCAAGCGGCTCATCGTCTTCGACGTCGACTCGACACTCATCCAAGGTGAGGTCATCGAGATGCTCGCCGCGCACGCGGGCCGCGAAGCCGAGGTCGCCGCGGTGACCGAGGCGGCCATGCGTGGCGAACTCGACTTCGCGCAGTCGCTTCACGAACGTGTCAAGGCGCTGGCAGGTCTCGACGCCAGTGTCCTCGACGACGTCGCCAAGTCGCTCGAACTCACTCCCGGCGCGCGCACGACGATCCGCACGCTGCACCGCCTCGGATTCCACTGCGGGCTCGTGTCGGGCGGCTTCCGCCAGGTCATCGACGGACTCGCGCACGAACTCGAACTCGACTTCGTCCGGGCGAACACCCTCGAGATCGTCGACGGCAAGCTCACCGGCCGGGTCGTCGGCGAGGTGATCGACCGGATGGGCAAGGCACACGCCCTGCGGTCGTTCGCCGACCAGGTCGGGGTGCCGATGGAGCAGACGATCGCCGTGGGCGACGGCGCCAACGACATCGACATGCTCAGCGTCGCCGGACTGGGCATCGCCTTCAACGCCAAACCAGCGCTGCGTGAGGTGGCCGACGCCACGCTGAATCACCCGTTCCTCGACGGGGTCCTGTTCATCCTGGGTGTGTCCCGCGACGAGATCGAGGCGGCCGACGCCGCCGACGGTGTCTATCGCCGGGTGCCCCTGGGCTGA
- the ctaD gene encoding cytochrome c oxidase subunit I, whose protein sequence is MTAVDQPTTQVAPVRPFPERYQPKGSFIYKLLTTTDHKLIGMMYISACFAFFLIGGLMALLMRGELAMPGMQFLSTEQFNQLFTMHGTVMLLMYATPIVIGFANFVLPLQIGSPDVAFPRLNALGFWLFVFGSTIAIAGFITPGGAADFGWTAYTPLTDAVHSPGIGADLWIMGLAVGGLGTILGAVNMVTTVVCLRAPGMTMFRMPIFTWNILVTSVLILLIFPLLTAALMGLEVDRQFGAHIYDPANGGVILWQHLFWFFGHPEVYVIALPFFGIVSEVFPVFSRKPIFGYSGLIYATLAIAALSAAVWAHHMYVTGAVLLPFFSFMTFLIAVPTGVKFFNWIGTMWRGHMTFESPMLFSVGFIVTFLFGGLTGVLLASPPLDFHLSDSYFVVAHFHYVLFGTIVFATYAGIYFWFPKMTGRMLDERLGKIHFWMTFIGFHMTFLVQHWLGNEGMPRRYADYLPSDGFTTLNMISTAGAFILGLSTLPFLWNVFRSYRYGEVVTVDDPWGFGNSLEWATSCPPPRHNFTELPRIRSERPAFELHYPHMIDRMRAEAHVGPGHEAGKDRQMEEARREPFTVGTHEGSPDPDPR, encoded by the coding sequence GTGACCGCGGTAGACCAACCCACCACGCAAGTGGCTCCAGTGCGTCCGTTCCCGGAGCGCTATCAGCCCAAGGGTTCGTTCATCTACAAGCTGCTGACGACGACCGATCACAAGTTGATCGGCATGATGTACATCTCTGCCTGCTTCGCGTTCTTCCTCATCGGCGGCCTCATGGCCCTGCTGATGCGCGGCGAGCTCGCGATGCCGGGCATGCAGTTCTTGTCCACTGAGCAGTTCAACCAGCTCTTCACGATGCACGGCACCGTGATGCTGCTGATGTACGCGACCCCGATCGTGATCGGCTTCGCCAACTTCGTGCTGCCGCTGCAGATCGGCTCGCCCGACGTCGCCTTCCCGCGACTCAACGCACTCGGCTTCTGGCTGTTCGTGTTCGGTTCGACCATCGCGATCGCCGGCTTCATCACCCCGGGCGGTGCCGCCGACTTCGGCTGGACCGCGTACACCCCGCTGACCGATGCGGTGCACAGCCCCGGCATCGGTGCCGACCTGTGGATCATGGGTCTGGCCGTCGGTGGTCTCGGCACCATCCTCGGCGCGGTCAACATGGTCACCACCGTGGTCTGCCTCCGCGCACCCGGTATGACGATGTTCCGCATGCCGATCTTCACCTGGAACATCCTGGTGACCAGCGTCCTGATCCTCCTCATCTTCCCGCTGCTCACCGCGGCGCTGATGGGTCTCGAGGTCGACCGCCAGTTCGGTGCCCACATCTACGACCCGGCCAACGGTGGCGTCATCCTGTGGCAGCACCTCTTCTGGTTCTTCGGACACCCCGAGGTGTACGTCATCGCCCTGCCGTTCTTCGGCATCGTGTCCGAGGTCTTCCCGGTCTTCTCGCGTAAGCCGATCTTCGGTTACTCGGGCCTGATCTACGCCACCCTCGCCATCGCGGCCCTGTCGGCCGCGGTGTGGGCGCACCACATGTACGTCACCGGCGCCGTGCTGCTGCCGTTCTTCTCCTTCATGACGTTCCTGATCGCGGTGCCCACGGGCGTGAAGTTCTTCAACTGGATCGGAACGATGTGGCGAGGTCACATGACGTTCGAATCGCCGATGCTGTTCTCGGTCGGCTTCATCGTCACGTTCCTCTTCGGTGGCCTGACCGGTGTCCTGCTCGCCAGCCCGCCGCTGGACTTCCACCTGTCCGACAGCTACTTCGTGGTCGCGCACTTCCACTACGTGCTCTTCGGCACCATCGTGTTCGCCACCTACGCCGGCATCTACTTCTGGTTCCCGAAGATGACCGGACGCATGCTCGACGAGCGGCTCGGCAAGATCCACTTCTGGATGACGTTCATCGGCTTCCACATGACCTTCCTGGTGCAGCACTGGCTGGGCAACGAGGGCATGCCGCGTCGTTACGCCGACTACCTCCCGTCGGACGGCTTCACCACGCTGAACATGATCTCGACGGCTGGTGCGTTCATCCTCGGCCTGTCGACCCTGCCGTTCCTGTGGAACGTCTTCCGCAGCTACCGCTACGGCGAGGTCGTGACCGTCGACGACCCGTGGGGCTTCGGCAACTCGCTCGAGTGGGCCACCTCGTGCCCGCCGCCGCGCCACAACTTCACCGAGCTGCCCCGCATCCGGTCGGAGCGTCCGGCGTTCGAGCTGCACTACCCGCACATGATCGACCGGATGCGTGCCGAAGCGCACGTGGGTCCGGGTCACGAAGCGGGCAAGGACCGTCAGATGGAAGAGGCTCGCCGCGAGCCGTTCACCGTGGGAACGCACGAGGGATCTCCGGATCCCGACCCGCGCTGA
- a CDS encoding LLM class flavin-dependent oxidoreductase, whose translation MTPSNLPLSILDLAQIGRTETAAQSLSASVDLAQNAEKWGYRRIWYAEHHNMSAIASSAPAVLIAHIAAHTSTIRLGAGGVMLPNHSPLTIAEQFGTLAELHPGRIDLGLGRAPGSDQQTFAALRRTHASAERFPHDVLELQAFLGDESRVEGVRATPGAGTHVPLYILGSSLFGAQLAAALGLPYAFASHFAPQALTEAVALYRREFRPSEALAEPYVIAGVGAIADDDADRAREQLQIAKRQRVSLLFGRGRTFTDEEADAILSMPQGRQIDEMTTYSGVGTPAEVRDYLGWFAGHADADELIVASMAPDREVWLGTFGHLAPLNSPVAVGR comes from the coding sequence GTGACGCCTTCGAACCTCCCCTTGTCGATCCTGGACCTCGCGCAGATCGGCCGTACCGAGACTGCCGCGCAGAGCCTTTCCGCCAGTGTCGATCTCGCCCAGAATGCGGAGAAGTGGGGCTATCGCCGAATCTGGTACGCCGAGCACCACAACATGTCGGCCATCGCTTCGTCGGCGCCTGCGGTGCTCATCGCCCACATCGCCGCGCACACCTCGACCATCCGTCTCGGTGCGGGCGGCGTGATGCTGCCCAACCACTCGCCCCTCACGATCGCCGAGCAATTCGGCACGCTCGCCGAGCTCCATCCCGGACGCATCGACCTCGGTCTCGGTCGGGCTCCCGGCAGCGATCAGCAGACCTTCGCCGCGCTGCGCCGTACCCATGCCTCGGCGGAGCGGTTCCCGCACGACGTCCTGGAACTGCAGGCCTTCCTCGGCGACGAGTCGCGCGTCGAAGGCGTGCGTGCGACACCCGGCGCCGGCACCCACGTGCCGCTGTACATCCTCGGCTCATCGCTGTTCGGTGCCCAGCTCGCGGCTGCGCTGGGACTCCCCTATGCCTTCGCCTCCCACTTCGCGCCGCAGGCACTCACCGAGGCTGTTGCGTTGTACCGCCGCGAGTTCCGGCCGTCGGAGGCGCTGGCCGAGCCCTACGTGATCGCCGGTGTCGGTGCGATCGCCGACGACGACGCGGACCGCGCCCGAGAGCAACTACAGATCGCGAAACGGCAGCGGGTGTCCCTGCTCTTCGGACGAGGCCGCACGTTCACCGACGAGGAGGCCGACGCCATCCTGTCGATGCCGCAGGGCCGCCAGATCGACGAGATGACCACGTATTCGGGAGTCGGCACGCCCGCGGAGGTCCGCGACTATCTCGGCTGGTTCGCCGGCCACGCCGACGCCGACGAGCTGATCGTCGCGTCGATGGCCCCCGACCGCGAGGTGTGGCTGGGCACCTTCGGCCATCTCGCCCCACTGAATTCGCCGGTGGCCGTAGGCCGCTGA
- a CDS encoding NUDIX hydrolase has protein sequence MTSTESGPEVVSAPLRDAATVVLVRDAADGIEVFLQRRVKQMAFAGGMTVFPGGGVDKRDADADLAWTGPDAAWWATHFASDAETAQALVCAAVRETFEECGVLLATDADGSFADPEGLADDRQRLVEKSLSFAQFLTARGLTLRADLLRPLAHWITPVNEKRRYDTRFFLAAMPDGQRADAETTEAEVARWVNARVAIDLWAAGKHFLMPPTWSQLNYVSGFSTIDELLGADRVIEPILPDVTPGAGLAGLGFPGSDEYFRTLGDQQPPEITL, from the coding sequence ATGACGTCGACGGAATCGGGTCCGGAGGTCGTGTCCGCACCGTTGCGGGACGCCGCGACGGTCGTGCTCGTCCGCGACGCCGCAGACGGTATCGAGGTGTTCCTTCAGCGCCGCGTCAAGCAGATGGCCTTCGCGGGCGGCATGACGGTGTTCCCGGGCGGTGGCGTGGACAAGCGCGACGCCGACGCCGACCTGGCGTGGACCGGTCCCGACGCGGCCTGGTGGGCGACCCATTTCGCGAGTGATGCCGAGACCGCGCAGGCGCTGGTGTGTGCGGCGGTCCGGGAGACCTTCGAGGAGTGCGGTGTCCTGCTCGCGACGGACGCCGACGGCTCCTTCGCCGACCCGGAGGGACTTGCCGACGATCGGCAACGCCTCGTCGAGAAGTCGCTGTCGTTCGCGCAGTTCCTCACCGCGCGCGGACTCACGCTGCGTGCCGACCTGCTGCGCCCGCTGGCGCACTGGATCACCCCGGTCAACGAGAAGCGGCGCTACGACACCCGCTTCTTCCTGGCGGCGATGCCCGACGGCCAGCGTGCCGACGCCGAGACCACCGAGGCCGAGGTCGCGCGGTGGGTGAACGCCCGGGTCGCGATCGACTTGTGGGCCGCGGGCAAGCACTTCCTCATGCCGCCGACGTGGTCGCAGCTGAACTACGTCTCCGGGTTCTCGACCATCGACGAACTGCTCGGTGCCGATCGCGTCATCGAACCGATCCTGCCGGACGTCACGCCCGGCGCGGGACTCGCCGGTCTCGGATTTCCCGGCTCCGACGAGTACTTCCGGACGCTCGGCGACCAGCAACCACCGGAGATCACGCTCTGA
- a CDS encoding cupin domain-containing protein — protein sequence MSAAELPDWVRELDLQPHPEGGWYRQTWRSEVEIPREVLSGEYTGDRAAGTAIYFVLMPGDESAWHTVRSSELWLHHRGAPVELDLGGDADEPGDPSTVLVGPDIESGQHPQALVPPGVWQRARPAGDEPALVSCIVVPGFDFEDFRLL from the coding sequence ATGAGTGCCGCAGAACTGCCCGACTGGGTGCGTGAACTGGACCTGCAGCCGCATCCCGAGGGTGGCTGGTACCGGCAGACCTGGCGCAGCGAGGTCGAGATCCCGCGTGAGGTGCTGTCGGGGGAGTACACCGGCGACCGTGCTGCCGGGACCGCGATCTACTTCGTGCTGATGCCGGGCGATGAGTCGGCGTGGCACACGGTCCGCAGTAGTGAGCTCTGGCTCCACCATCGCGGCGCCCCGGTCGAACTCGACCTCGGTGGCGATGCCGATGAGCCCGGCGATCCGAGCACCGTTCTCGTCGGACCCGACATCGAGTCCGGACAGCATCCGCAGGCGCTCGTGCCACCGGGTGTATGGCAGCGGGCCCGGCCGGCTGGTGACGAGCCGGCGCTCGTCAGCTGTATCGTTGTGCCCGGCTTCGACTTCGAGGACTTCCGGCTGCTCTGA